The Diceros bicornis minor isolate mBicDic1 chromosome 31, mDicBic1.mat.cur, whole genome shotgun sequence genomic sequence ggtggagtgACCTTCATGGCCGTCTTGGCCCCTCAGGCGCTCGGGCAGGCAGCCTGAGTGGACCCCAGAGgccctgaggggctggccctgcctgGCCCAGGCAGGGCCAACAGGGTTACAGACCCTTGCTGCCCTGCTAGGCAAGGCCTCTGCCAGAGAGCCGAGAAGGACCAGTGCCAGGGAGGTTTTCCTGCCAAGTCAGAGCCCTTTGCTACTGCCACCCTCTGAGCCCCTGCCTCCCAGGCCGGGCTGATGCTCAGAGGACCCAGCTGCCCCTGCGGGGTAACAGGAAGAAAggatggggctgggggcaggatgAGGGCACAGGAAGTGCCTTTCTTGGAACTCTGCACCAAAATAGCCCGTTctgtcccttctctgggcctcagtgtcccacAGGGGGAGGTTGTGTCACCAAGGAGACCTTCACCAGGGAGGGGCCTGAGCTGACCTTAGTCTGGCTTTTGCTCGccaccctcctccccgctcccctGCCAGCCCTCACCATCCccgccccaggccctgccccactTTGAAGTCCTAACATAAATATCATGTCTGCTTGGGTTCCCCTTCCTGGCCGGTCACAGCCCCCAGACCTGGCTCCCAccccagccagccctgggggtgcAGGccgggggagaggagggaggcctGGACCACCCAGGGAAGGTGGCAGGCCAGAGACCCTGAGACAGAAACCGGGAGACAGAGGGAGTGAGACACCAGAGACTGAGAGGGGAGACACGGAAGTGGGCAGAGAACGGAGAGAAAGACCCCAGAAACCAACAAGGTGACACTCCTGGGGACgggagaggagacagagagaccCCCAAcacagagagggaagagaggaagagggaggaagaggcctGCAGTCCGAGGGAGGGACAGTGAGACGTGAGAGATCCCTGGGGACAGCGAAGGgacaggaagaagaggggaaagtTCCAGGgtgtgggtggaggtgggggaggctgaGACCGGGTAGCAGTGGGAAGGACGTGATGGAAAGAGAAATGTCCCTGGCAACAGGGTGACCGACCATCCTTGTTTGCCCGGGGCTGAGGAGGTGCCCAGGACACAGGACTTGCAGTGCTAAGCCCGGGAAAGTCCTCAGCAAACTGGGACAAGTTGGTCATCGTAGGTGGCAGACCTCTGCCAGACACCACAGGGACCAGAGTCCACGCCCATAGGTACCCCTCGCACAGAGGAGGCAGCAGCTGCCCGAGAGGGGCCAGCAGGGCTGCCCTGGAGCACACAGCAAGGCCAGGGCAGGGCCAGTCTCACGGCCTCGCCATGGACCCTCAGAGCCAGAGGACCCACCAGAGGGAGGACAGGAGCACTGAGGGTCAGGAGAGaacctggcccagcctgggatcCCCAGACTCAGGGACAGCCCCTGCACTGCCTCcactgctgtgtgacctggggcaagccTTGTCCCTCTCTGGGCTGTGGGCACACTGAGGGGAAGGGCTGGGCCCTTCTGCCTCTGATGTGGGTTCCAGGGCTCCCTTCCTTGTGGGCAAATGTGGCCAGATGTTCAGGTTAGGTGTCTGCCAGGAGACGGACTGGGGCCCCAGCTTGGGCCAGATTGGGCAATCTGGGGGGCGCCATATGCTTCTCTTCTCACAGCTGTGGGCCCGCGGGGATACACACACGTCACCCAGCTGTGCGCACCCACAGCAATGCTGGGCCTGTGCAAGTGCACAGACCTGCGCATGCATGTGGACACGTACAGACACCCAGGtacacccacaaacacacacacagtctctctCCAAGGCAAAGACACGCCGCCGCCCCGCCCAGCTGTCAGAATCATTTACCCCCAGCGGCTAGACCCGGACAACACCCCTTCTTCCTGGGCCCCACCTTCCCCAAGCCTCTTTCCCCTACCCTGTCCAGTCCCCCGCACCGCCCTCCTTCCTGCGGGCTCTCCCATCCAGAAGCTCACAGGGTGTGGCACCAGCACGTGGTGGGGGGGCCCACAATTGCTGCCCTCCCTCCCagattcctctccctccccattcctGCCCTGGgacctctcccacctccccttcTGCGGCTCCCACCCAAGACCAGGCGCCTCCCGCCCACCCGTCGGCCCTTCCTCCTGACAGCCCAAAGGCTGGGGTGGTTTGGGAAGAATTTAGAAATGGAGGGAGCTGGGGggatgggaagaaaagaaaaaggaggaaaggaggtgATTTGTACATAAAGCAATGTGCTGGCTCAGCGGCTGGGCGTGCCAAGGCTCTCTAGGACGCCTGCCCAGGGGGGCGCCCCCCAATCATACTCAACCCCCCCATCCTGGCTGTTCCACTGGGCCCTCttcgggccagcccctctgcaggccgccttcacccccacccccacgggCCCACACACCACATCCAAAACCACCGTCTGGCTTGTCCCAGGAGCTGGAAGACAAGGCTCCTTCTGGGGAAGTGGGCTTCTGTTTTCACGCCCCTCTTGAGGTGAGTTCTCCCCATAAGGCCTATGATCAGAGCAGAGAACCCCACCCTCTTGACCCCCAATGTGAGTCGAGCCTGGTGTCCTGAGCTGTCTCCACCTCAGTCAGGGAGACATTGACCTCAGGCCCCAACAGAGAAACCAGGCTGTGTGGGAACAGAGAAGCATTACACACGATCCCTGCCAGTGGTAGCCAAGCTCTCCCGCCCTCCTGGGCTGCACCCCTCCAGATCCACAGTTACATTCTGAGCATGCCATCCATCATGGTGACAACTAGTTATGAATTAGCATTTCTGCCTGAATCTCTGTATCCAACCATGCACCTAAACATCTTCTCATCCACACTCCCATCCACTTagccatctatccatccatccacttactCATACctacatccatccatctacccattctCCTACCTAAccacccttccatccatccatccatccatccctctagCCATCCCTCTAGCCagccttccatccatccatccatccatccatccatccatccatccatccacccacccacccatccatccgtctatccatccatccatccatccatccatccatccatgcatccatccatccatccacccatccatccgtctatccatccatccatccatccatccatccatccatccatccctctatccatccatccatccctctatccatccttccctgcatccctctatccatccttccctccatccctctatccatccatccatccatccttccaaccacccatccatccatccattcatcctccCATCCTCCAAGCATTTACTGCATCAATTAGTATATTCTCTGTGCTATGGGGGAACCAAGATGAGTCAGACCGAACAGAACTAGCAGGAAGAGTGAGACCACAACCAGCCATTCTCTATCCCCTCACCGCCAGCTCCCTGATGCTGTGCCCACTATCCCCTGTCCTGACTGGCCAGTCTCAATCCCACCTCTCCCAACCTGGACGGGGGAAGGTGAGTGCTAGGCACCCACCcaaagtgggcacccaggtgcgtCTCCAAACCTCATTCTCTCCCTACCAAACCCTTAGCCTTGTTGGGCTCAGAGGTGCCCCACTCCCCCCTACTCCCGCCCCCCTCCTGGCTCAGGCTTCCCTCCACTTGCAAGTAGGCCCAGCCACACCATCTGGAATTTGGCCTTtgaccctcctcctccttcttcccttgCCTGCCCCCCAATGCCTCACCCCAACTGAGGCTGGAGTCCTGACCTCTGATCTGACCCACCCACTCACCAGACGGCCTGCAGCCTCCCCTCAGACGCCCCAGCACTGGCCATTGCCCGAATCATGACTGGGCCCGCCACACCCTTGGACCAGGCTCTGGCCCGCCCCTAAGGAGCCTCCAGAGGCTGCCTCCCCTAGCCCGACCCGCCCTGCTGCCCGGCTCTCCAGCCAGCTCCCTCGCCCCTCCCAGACTGTTGCAACAACCTCCTAACTGGTCCCTGGCCTCTGGTCCCCCTCCACCCACCACACACCAACCACAGTGATCTCCCATCATGCCTCCTCCCCATGGCGCCCGTGATGGAGGCCAGCCAGCTTCACTGCCTTCCAAGCCTCTACTCCTTTCTGATATTCTCTCTCCACTCCTCACTGTCCCTCTGGATGCCCCTCACTCCAGGCCCAGCGGAGCCCTTGGTATTCTCCAAATGCATCTTGAGTGCTCCCACCTCAGCACTTTTGCCCAGCTGTGCCTTCTTCCTGTCAGGCCTTCCTCCTACCCTCCTATCCTCATTTCTTGATGTCACGCTCAACTCTCAGACTGTGCTCACATGACTCCTTGGGTGCTGCAGCAAAAAGAGAACTGGAATGAGAGCCAGGAGGCTTTGGTTCTGGTCCCGGCCCTGCCACCGACTTGCTCTGagactccctgggcctcagtgtccccacctGCAAAAAGGCTTGCTGATTTCCAGAGATCGCCCAGTTCTAGGATGGTTTGACTTCTGGCGGAGGCTGGGTGAGTGTGGGGAGCAAGTGGGCTTTGGCTCCAGGCAGAATCCCAGCTTCCGCCCTGCCTCTCCCTGAGCTAGGTTCTTCACTCACCCGagtctcattcattcaacaaactctaTTGAGCAGCATCTATGGGCCAGGAGCTTTCCAGGCTCGGGGGATACAGTACGGAATGAGCTCACAGTCTCCTAGGGCAGGAGGTCTCCACTGGGGACAATATTGCCCCCAGGGAACATGACAttaggcaatgtctggagacatttttcattGTCCCAACCAGAGGGATGCTATTGGCATCCAGGTAGaagcagggatgctgctaaacatcttgcaATGCACAGCCCAGTCCCTACAAGAGCTAATTACCCAGCCCTGAATGTCAATAAcaccgaggttgagaaaccctggctaTTGGGGGATTCAGGCCAACAAGTAAACATATCCTGTGTCAGATAGTGATCAGTGcaaaggagaaaagtgaaacaAGACCAGGGGGCCAGGGAGCCCGGGGGATGATGGAGGGGAGGGTTGGGCAGGGacttaaagaaagagaagaggcaaAGCATTCGAATATCGCAAAGACTGTTCCAGGCAGGGAAACAGCcaaggcaaaggccctgagacagatGTGCCTGGTGAGCTCAAGGAACAGCCATGAGGAcagagtggctggagcagagtgagtgacggggagagagtgggatgagAAGTTTGGGGGCAGATCACATGGGCTTGAAGGCCGTGGCGAAGACTTTGGCATTTCTTCTGAGTGAGATGAGGGCCGcaagggttctgagcagagaaaTGGCTGGATCTGACTTAGGTTTTAAAAGGATCCCTCTGGCAGGGTGGAGAAGGCAAGAGAGAGACCAGAGGAGAGGCTGTTGCAAGAATCTAAACGGAAGATGATAGTGACATCGGCCAGAGGTGGGTGGCAGGCAAGGTGGTGAGAAGCCATCAGATTCTGGATCTATTTTGAAGGTGaagccaacaggatttgctgcGAGATTGGATGTCGGGTGTGGGagaaagaggagtcaaggatgatctCAAGGCTTTGGGTCTGAGCCATGGAAGGATGAACTGCCTCGTATTGACTCTCCTCTCATGAGAAGGGGGATAATTCTGTGTGCTTCACAGACGTAGACCTTGAAAGGACCACCTTCCAGGCATATAGCAAGTACTTCAAAAGCCCTggttctggaagggactggctgtgtctgcagggccagccctggcacTGTAAGGTGGTTAGCAGAGCTGcccttgtccccaccccccacccagatTTGCTCAGAAGACTAAGGAACATTTGCCTCATGCTTTGCAGCTGACACAGCACATCTGCAAACACTGAGTGCTGTGACACAATCGCCCTGCTGAGCTGCAAGGCCCTGACACATTAcccccattttgtagataagaaaaatggagacccagagagggtCAGTGACTTCCCGGCAGTCACACAGCAGATGGGTGGCAGCATGGGAAGCTGGACCAGGATAGCACACTGAGGGGCAGAACCTTTCCTCCATGTCCCCACCCCCGGCTCAAACTTCTGCTAAGAGTGCAGTGGGTGTGCATGGGTTAATGTGACAACCAGATCCCCAGGGACCATCCTGGATAATGGGCTCAGTGCACATGCCTCCAGAGGCTTCCAGGAGGGGCGGGAAGAGGACCCTGGCCAGGCCCACGCAGCAggccctgggggcagggagggctccACACACGAAGCCTGTgtcacacacatgtatgtgtcagtgtgtgccccaTGCCCATACATGGCCTCTCACCAGCCCCCTCCCAGCCAGCCCTGCCCACCATAAGAGcagcccagcccctgcccagccccctcccccatgcACCCTGCCCTCCTGCAGCAGGAGCCCAGAGAAGCATTTCCTGTCTGGGGGCTGCTTCCTCCCCCTCTGAGCCCAGGTTCCCAGGGCCCCAGGCTGAGCAGAGGTGAAGGGAGGGcagccccctgcccctcctccttccccacacaAACCCCGTCCAGTCCAGCTGGAGCCAGGAGGCGTGGCGGGGAAGGTTGAGGCAGGAGCTCTGTATATAAATGAGGGGCTGAGGATGCCCGTGCCTGTGTGACCAAGGCGGTTCCCACTCAGGGCCTGCGCACGAATGTGAAGGACTTCATGTGTGAGGGCATGTAGGAGGCCACACCACTTTTGTATGTGCACCTAAGGGGCTTAGCATGTTGGAGCATGTGCACGTGTGGGAAGGGGGGCTGCAGGCCAGCGTGGGTCTATGGTGAGGGGAAGGGCTTAGCGTGTCAGAGCACTTGCAGATCTGGGAGGAAGGGACAGAGTGTTGAGAGCGGTCGTGTTGAGAGCGGTCCTGCGTGGGGACAGGAGCACACACATGTGATGTGACGGGCATGAGTCAGAGCATGTTTCCGCACGCATGACAAGCAGTTGGGCTGTGAGACTGTTCACTTGTCTGATGAGGTTGGTGTGTCCCGATTTGGGTCTCTGTGAGTCTCTGGGAAGCGACCTCACCCCACTGCCAACAGCCCCAGACTGCGCTGGAGTTTTGAGGGTCGTCCAGCCTCATCAGGCAGGCAGTTCCTTCTCCCCTTGACTCCCAGCCCGTTAGCTgcgcctccttccctctcccgcccccacccccagcacccccCACCCCTGTCCCCCGCCCGACTGCTTCCTGCTCTGGTGGCCCCAGGGGAGCGGGAGCAGGGAGCTGGCAGCGGCCCCAGCCCACTCCTTACAAGGCCCGAGCCCGGCCCCGgcccgcccccggcccgcccGCCGGAGGCCCCTGTCCCTCCCCCTGTCAAGAGCGGCCGCGGGCCCGGCCCGGGCCAGTCGGGGGGCGTCGCGATGCTGCTGCGCCTGCTGCTGGCCTGGGCGGCCGCGGTGCCCACGCTGGGCCAGGCCCCCTGGGCCACCGAGCCCCGTGCCGCCTGCGGCCCCAACAGCTGCTATGCCCTCTTCCCGCGGCGCCGCACCTTCCTGGAGGCCTGGCGGGCCTGCCGCGAGCTTGGGGGCGACCTGGCCACTCCACGGACCCCCGAGGAAGCCCAGCGCGTGGACAGCCTGGTGGGCGCGGGCCCGGCCAGCCAGCTGCTGTGGATCGGGCTGCAGCGGCAGGCCCGCCAATGCCAGCCGCAGCGCCCGCTGCGCGGCTTCACGTGGACCACGGGGGACCAGGACACGGCCTTCACCAACTGGGCCCAGCCGGCCACCGGGGCGCCCTGCCCGGCCCAGCGCTGTGCGGCCCTTGAGGCGAGTGGCGAGCATCGCTGGCTTGAGGGCTCCTGCACGCTGGCCGTCGATGGCTACCTGTGCCAGTTCGGCTTCGAGGGCTCCTGCCCAGCGTTGCCGGATGAGGCGGGCCAGGCCGGCCCAGCTGTCTACACCACGCCCTTCCACCTGGTCTCCACCGAGTTTGAATGGCTGCCCTACGGCTCTGTGGCTGCTGTGCCGTGCCAGGCCGGCAGAGAAGCCTCTCTGCTCTGTGTGAAACGGCCTGACGGCGGTGTGGGCTGGTCGCGGGCTGGGCCCTTGTGCCCAGGTACCGGCTGCGGCCCGGACAACGGGGGCTGTGAACACGAGTGCGTGGAGGAGGTGGATGGTCGTGTGTCCTGTCGCTGCTCCGAAGGCTTCCGGCTGGCAGCAGACGGGCATAGCTGCGAGGACCCCTGTGCCCACGCCCCGTGTGAGCAGCAATGTGAGCCTGGCGGGCCACAGGGCTACAGCTGCCACTGTCGCCTGGGTTTCCGGCCAGCCGAGGATGAGTCGCATCGCTGCGTGGACACAGATGAGTGCCAGATCGCCGGCGTGTGCCAGCAGATGTGCGTTAACTACATTGGTGGCTTCGAGTGCTACTGCAGTGAGGGCCACGAGCTCGAGGCCGATGGCATCAGCTGCAGCCCCGCTGGGGCCATGGGTGCTCGGGCTTCCCAGGACCTTGGGGACAAGTTGCTGGATATGGAGGAGGATGAAGAGGACGAAGATGAGGCCTGGGAGGCCTTCAATGGTGGCTGGACAGAGATGCCTGGGATCCCGTGGATGGAGGCCACGCAGCTGCCCGACTTTGGCCTGGCCTATAGACCCGGCTTCCCAGAGGATGGAGAGCAGCCGATGCCATACCTGGACCCCACCTGGCCACCCCCACTTAGTGCCCCGAGGGTCCCCTACCACTCCTCAGTGCTCTCTGTCATCCAGCCGGTGGTGGTCTCTGCCACACGCCCCACATTGCCCTCTGCCCACCAACCCCCTATTATCTCTGCCACACGCCCACCCCTGGCCCCTGCCCCTCAGCCCCCCATGATCCCTGCCATGCACCCAGCTCTGCCGCTTGACCACCAGTTCCCCATGATCTCAGCCAACTATCCGGATCTGCCCTCTGCCCACCAACCCCCCATTATCTCTGCCACTCATCCAGCACAGGCCCCTGCCCACCAGCTCCCAATTAGCTCAGCCAGATATCCTGATCTGTCGCCTGCCCACCAGTCTCCCATGCTTCCAGTCACCCAAGTCGCTGATACCCAGACCACCACTCATTTGCCTCCAATCCCAGCTAACCACAGCCCTCTGGTCACCACCTCCAGTGCCCATCAACCCCCTGCGACCCCAGATGTCCCAGTCCTCAAAGCCCAGGCCACCCACCTTCCCATTACCTCGACTGTCCAGCCCCCTCTGACTACTACTTCCAGGTCCCCTGTGCCCCCTGCCCATCGAGTCCCTGTGCCTGCTGccacccagcccccagccctccaCATTCCCCTGCCCTCTCAGAGCCCCACTAACCATACTTCCCTCACCAGCCCTACACGCCCCCGTTCCAAAGCCCCACAAGTCCCAAAGGAAGGTGCCTCAGACCTCAAGCCGGCCTCATGGCTGCCCTCGGTGGCCCCCACAGCAGCCCCAACAGCCCTGGGAGAGGCCAGTCCGGCAGGCCACAGCCGGAGGGATGACCGGTGGCTGCTGGTGGCACTCCTAGTGCCAACATGCGTCTTCTTGGTGGTCCTACTTGCACTGGGCATCGTGTACTGCACCCGCTGTGGCCCCCACGCGCCCAACAAGCGCATTACAGACTGCTACCGCTGGGTCACCCATGCTGGGAGCAAGGGCCCGATGGAACCCATGCCCCACCGGGGCAGCCTCACAGgggtgcagacctgcagaacCAGCGTGTGATGGGGCGCAGGCCCCCCTCtgcggggtggggggaaggggcaTGCATTGGACACATGGCTCAGGCTGCACCAGGGACCCACGGGGGCTGCCCAGCTGGACAGAGGGCTTCCTGCTCCCCCGGGCCCAGCAAGGCTCCTCTCTCAGTCAGCCACTAGACTCGACTCTCGGGAACTCTGCTCCCCGCCCCAGCACTCACAACGGAGGAGATGCTGAGGCCCCCAGGACCTCAAGGGGCGGGTGCTGGGGTCTTCTCCAATAAACGGGGTGCCAACCTCACCCAAAGCTCCTGACCCCCTTTGGTGCCTGAGGGGTGGGTCTGGGAGgactcagcaaaaaggaggagacCTTCCTTCAGCTTGTCTGGGCCCCCGAGGAAAGAAGGTAAGACCCCTCAAGGAAGGGTATGCTTCAGGGATTCTCAGGGAAACaggagcccagagagggcagagccttgcccgaggtcacacagtgagCACAGGAGTGGGAGGTCTGGCGTGGAgagaattccatattttttcctctttttaccaAAACTCCAAGGTGGGGCTGAATCTGGCGGAGGGTTCTGGAATGAGGGCTTTTGCTGAACTGGAGCCAAATTGGGGTTTAGGGGTCAAAGCTAGGCTCTGGGCCTGGAGATTCTGGGGAGTGAAGCGGGTCTAGTGGGTGTGCTTCTCCTAACTTTCTTCTGGTATTTTTCTTCCCATCCCTGCAGGCTGCTCAGAAGTTGGTGGCAGGGCCTCAGGGTCACTTAAGGGTGCCTCCACCCCTCTGGGTTGTAGGTGCCCTGGAGGCGCTCCTCCCCCCTGCTCTGGGGAGAAGGTGGGAGTCAGAGCGCAGCAGGCTGAGATGGGGAGATCACGGAACCCAGGAGAAATATCCCCCTTCCAGGTCCCTGGGCAGTCTCCTGAGCAAGGCCTTCCAGTCTCGGGCCACACTGTGCCCTTCTCCCTGTGGGTAGCGTCAAGACAGAGAGAACCCAGGAGACCCCAGCTTGAGCGACGGTACAGGCTGCTCAAGGCTGAGGTATCCCATGAACGGGAGGAGGGGACGGACGATCAAAAATTACAGCCAGAGGGACCCGGCAACCGCCCTCATCCTGGGCTCACTGCCTTGGGGACGGGGAGAGGCGGGACCTGAGTGGGCGGGGGAGGCGCCGGTTCCCAGCGCCTCTGTAATTTTTCAGTTGCGGCCTCTAAGGGGTCTCTAATTAGGACGGAGCAGAACCACCACGACCACCCGGGCAGGCGAGTAGGGGTGTCCCAGAGCCCCCTTCCCTACCCCCCCCCCCGGTGCCCTATGCCACCCTCTGGCCCGCGGgactgggcctgggctgggcCCCAGGGGAGCAGAAGAGGAGGGGCTGCAGCTGGGGACTAAGCTGGAGGCCGCAGAGGGGGCGGAGAGAACGCTACGCACCGCCCCCGGACCCCCGCTCTCACGTTCCCCTAACTCAAACCAGACGCCCCCGCCAGATCCTGCCCAAGCTTTTAACCTCGGAGACGCCGCCGGAGAGGCTCGCTGGATGGGAGTGAGGGTCGCGGGGTGGCCCAGAAGCCTGGGTCTGAGAAGGAAGTGGGGGCGCAGCCTGGGAGGTGACAAAGCCTGCCTGGACCGGATGGTCTGGAGCTCCCTCCTGTGACTCTGGGCAGGGGATCCAGAGCGCCCCAAGGGCAGGAAGGAGTTAAACGCACTGCTGTCGGAGGGAGgggatgggagtggggaagggggccCAGAGCCGGCTCTTTGTCATCCGTAATGAGCACCAGATGCGGAGCTGCGTGCGGGCCTAAACAGACGGCCTCCCAGGGCAGAGCCCCCGCCTGCGTCGAGCCGGTGCTCCGCCCAGGCTCGGAGCTAGGTCTCAGGCCCCGCCCACTGACTCTCAGGCTCCGCCCCATTCAGGCGCGAACCCGGCCTGCACACTGACACCGGCATTACCAGCCGGGTCCCTCGAAGCTACGAGCCACGCCCACCCACCGCGGTCAAGAGCCCCCTCGGGAGCTCTCCAGAAGCCCCGCCCCCTGCCAGCTCAGAGATTCCTGCAGAACTATTTCCCCGCCCCTCTGCCCTATCAGCTCCGCCCCGGCCGAGGCTGTACCGATGGCCCCGCCCACTAGCGCCGTAAGCCCCGCCTCCTCAGCGCGGCTCGCACAGAGATTGGCAGTTATTCGTTCTCACTTCCAGGACGTACGAACTCCGCCCAGACTTTACACATTCTCCTCACGCAGCGTTGAGTGCCCCGCCTAACCGAACTACAAGCTCCGCCCCTTCACAGAGTCGGGACTCCGTCCACGAGTGCAGGGAATCCCGCAGAGATATTAGCTCTATCCAGGAGATGAAAACCCCGCCCTCCAGGAGTCTACGCGTTCCTCTCAAGCGCCTCTGCAGGCTCCGCCCCCAGCCACAAGCCACGCCCCCTCACCGAGAGTCCCAAATCGCAGGGGCGGAGTCCCAGACCGGCCTCACGAGAGGAAGAGCTCCCCCCACGTGCGGCTGACACACTTTCCCCTCACACTGAGGTAATGGCCCACCCACACAGAGCCCCCGTCCCCGCCCACTAAGAATGCCCACAAGCCCCGCCCCGGACGGTCTCTGAAGTCCCGCCCACCCAGAGCGCCCCGCGCGCGGGGCTTTGCGCACAAGTACCGCCTACGAAGAGAACGTAAGCCAACCTCTTCTCTCAGGCCCCGCCTCCTACTGACGGATAGCCCCGCCCACCTTTAGGCCCCACCTTCCTGGGAGGCAGGCCCCGCCCGCTCGGTGCCTGGTGCTCTCGGGGGCGCGCTCCACCTTCTGGGCGTGTTCAGACCCACCAGTCCTCCGAACCCCTAGTACCTGACCGGGATGCCCCTGACCCCGGCCCTgggccctttctccttccctaccCACGGTTTCCGTTCGTCTAGATTGCGGGTTCTCT encodes the following:
- the CD248 gene encoding endosialin, encoding MLLRLLLAWAAAVPTLGQAPWATEPRAACGPNSCYALFPRRRTFLEAWRACRELGGDLATPRTPEEAQRVDSLVGAGPASQLLWIGLQRQARQCQPQRPLRGFTWTTGDQDTAFTNWAQPATGAPCPAQRCAALEASGEHRWLEGSCTLAVDGYLCQFGFEGSCPALPDEAGQAGPAVYTTPFHLVSTEFEWLPYGSVAAVPCQAGREASLLCVKRPDGGVGWSRAGPLCPGTGCGPDNGGCEHECVEEVDGRVSCRCSEGFRLAADGHSCEDPCAHAPCEQQCEPGGPQGYSCHCRLGFRPAEDESHRCVDTDECQIAGVCQQMCVNYIGGFECYCSEGHELEADGISCSPAGAMGARASQDLGDKLLDMEEDEEDEDEAWEAFNGGWTEMPGIPWMEATQLPDFGLAYRPGFPEDGEQPMPYLDPTWPPPLSAPRVPYHSSVLSVIQPVVVSATRPTLPSAHQPPIISATRPPLAPAPQPPMIPAMHPALPLDHQFPMISANYPDLPSAHQPPIISATHPAQAPAHQLPISSARYPDLSPAHQSPMLPVTQVADTQTTTHLPPIPANHSPLVTTSSAHQPPATPDVPVLKAQATHLPITSTVQPPLTTTSRSPVPPAHRVPVPAATQPPALHIPLPSQSPTNHTSLTSPTRPRSKAPQVPKEGASDLKPASWLPSVAPTAAPTALGEASPAGHSRRDDRWLLVALLVPTCVFLVVLLALGIVYCTRCGPHAPNKRITDCYRWVTHAGSKGPMEPMPHRGSLTGVQTCRTSV